DNA from Serinus canaria isolate serCan28SL12 chromosome 13, serCan2020, whole genome shotgun sequence:
TGCTTGGGTTGGGGTGTCCTAGTTAAATTCGCATGGGTTGGCTTGAACTCCTCCAGGCACTTTCTGGTCTGCTGGGTGAATCAACAATTTTGTTCTTGTGACACCATTCATAGCAAGGGCTTGAAACTTTGTGAGGTCACTTAATAAAATCCTCAGCTAATTGTGGTCAAGCAGTAAGGTGACAAATTTTCTTATGTCCAGAGTCTCAGGGTGAAGAAGGCTAGCATGCAGTCACAAACTCAATTCATGTGTGTCTATGCTTTCTCTCTGCTTAGTCTTACGCTCAGCCCTCAGTTTTATGAAGAAGATATCAGGTTTATAGAACTTCTTAATTTCTGCTTCAAACTAGATTTTGCTCATAGAATTTAcctttgtatttaaatttaGATTATCAAGGTTAAGATAACCaactaaaattttttttgtaatgtttgGCAATATTCTGTTGATGCCCATTTCTGGAAGTTGAGGCATCATTGAAGTTTCTTTTCTTAACTTTAGCACTCAATAAATAAACTGACACACAGCCAGCCATGACTGAATATATTACAATATTTTGGTTGGTCATTCTTCTCAAGTATAGATCCCAGTGGTAATGTAAATACAGTGTAATGGCATCTTGCTCATGATAGGCATATTAAtatctttctggttttgttcctgAGTTTCATGCTTCTGTAAGATATAAATTACATCTGAAGAGATAAATTGGAgcactaaaaaagaaaaagaggaggcAAAACCAAGCAAGTTACAGTATCAATTAGGAAATAGAATATGAGCTTCCCAGCTGGATATTCAGGatcttttttaaactgtttctgGGAAATGACAGTGGGAAAGCTCTCAGTTAAAGATGTTGTCTTTGCTGTAGGTTTTCTAAGTATCTGTTTTACTGCACTTAGTTAGGAATATTTATTGATGCAGGCATGTTCAAACTTTGGTCATGCATGTCATAGACAAAATCCCTTTTAGGAACTGCAGTCATCCCAGATAAGGGACAAAGGCAAAGCACTTGTGGTTTGGTGTTGTTATTTTGTAGTAAAGAAATTCCTCCTTCCAAGCCAaggtaccaaaaaaaaaaaaaaaaaaaaaaaaaaaaaaggaaaaaaaaaaccagaaaatggaACCTAAATtcaataatattaattttctctttgcttgcaCTTTTTAATAGGATGTTTTGTCATCCCTTTAACTTCCAGAGATAGAAATTTGGCATCTTAACTGTCTCAAGTTTTACAGTGCATGCAAATAAATTTCCTCTACCTGGGCTGCCCCTGTTGCCAGCTGTAATGTGTAACCTGCTTTCTTGAAGTATGCATTGCAGTCTTTGTGCTGAACTACGTCAGAGTTGTTATTTTAGAAGTGAAGGTTATTTTAATCCTTTGTTCTCAATAAGAAAAAGTGGTTGAATTTTGTTTATGGGTTGGTCTGAAAGATAGGGTATAGTTTGGGGAGTTTTTAGTTGATCTTTCTGAGCACCTTATGCCATTTACATGTGTATAGTTGctcattttttcattctttcatgaGGCCAGAGAGACATTTAAGGTCAGGTAATTGAAATGAGCACTAGATCTTTTTTCCTGGGAGGGTTGTTGTTAATGTCTGTCTTGTTTAAAAGTACAGCCCAGCTCAGTCTTAAACTCCATGTGACGTTTTTGCTCTTCCACAAACCTAATGGCTCATTCTTGTATCTTCACAGCTTTCCCATGGTTTGGCATGGACATTGGGGGAACCTTGGTCAAACTTGCCTATTTTGAACCTATTGACAtcactgcagaggaggagcaggaggaagtggaAAGCCTGAAGAGCATCCGCAAATACCTGACTTCCAACGTCGCCTACGGATCCACTGGCATTCGGGATGTCCACCTGGAGCTGAAAGACTTAACCATTTTTGCTCGAAGAGGAAACTTGCACTTTATTCGGTTCCCAACTCATGATTTGCCTACCTTTATCCAAatgggaagaaacaaaaacttcTCAACACTACACACGGTGCTCTGTGCCACCGGCGGTGGCGCCTACAAGTTCGAGGAAGACTTTCGCACAGTAGGTAGCCTGGCTGGCCTCTGCCTGAAGCTGATGGGTTAAAATAATCTGGGTTTTGAAAAACTGGACAGCTCTAATATGTTTTAGTACTAATTGTACTAAGTATGGTGAGGAGTTACAGCCTTCCTGGAATCCACAGCACCAGTTAATTGTCTTTGTGTTTTAGGAGAGATTGGCAGCTTAAACATCACATGCAGAACTATGGAAGAGCTGTAGAGAGCCTTAAGCCCTGCAGAATTTCTGACCTGTGGTTTTCCTGTGATCCTTGGAGTATTAATGAAGTTGCAAGGATAGTTAGTACAATGCCATTGAACTTTTTATATGCTGATAGCTTAGAAATTACTGTTTTGACTTGTAAGATGGGGGAGGAACCCAACAAACCTTGAACAGATTTTCAGACATGAGTTCCACCAAGATGACGCTCAGTGGGGTCTCTAGGGTATTTGATGACCTTTCTATTGATTTAAATTgatgaaaaatgttaatttttcagTGGAGTAATGTCTTAGTATTCAAAAGTGATCTTTGAGCTTACCAAGGAAGATACTTATATTGCGTCTCTCTTCTTGATTCAGGTGTGAGATCTGGATTTACATTCAGATTAACTTGCTAGTTTAAGTTTATGTATTCAGAATTTAGGTCTGAATTCTCTGTTGGCTTTATAGTGGCATTGAAATTTCTGAATTAGTCACGTGAGATAGCTTCTTAAAGTTGGGCAGTACAAATATAGTCCCATATTTGTAGCACATTTGTGCAATGTTAGAACATGTTACcacagtctttttttctttcttaacaCAGATTGGAAACCTCCAGCTGCACAAACTGGATGAGCTTGACTGCCTTGTCAAAGGCTTATTGTACATAGACTCTGTCAGCTTCAATGGCCAGGCAGAGTgctattattttgaaaatgcctCAGATCCCGAGAGATGCCAAAAGATGCCTTTTAACCTGGATGATCCATACCCATTGCTGGTTGTTAACATTGGTTCAGGAGTCAGTATTTTATCAGTCCATTCCAAAGACAACTATAAAAGAGTAACTGGAACAAGGTAATTTAAAAACCTAAGTTGGGGTTGTGACTCTATGGGGCAATGACACAGGGATCTTTCATGTGAGGAAATGCTGTttgaaagcagctgcttttctctgtccttAGTCTAGGTGGAGGGACCTTCCTTGGGTTATGCAGTTTGCTGACAGGCTGTGAAAGTTT
Protein-coding regions in this window:
- the PANK3 gene encoding pantothenate kinase 3 isoform X1 yields the protein MDPGDARRDASRSSFPWFGMDIGGTLVKLAYFEPIDITAEEEQEEVESLKSIRKYLTSNVAYGSTGIRDVHLELKDLTIFARRGNLHFIRFPTHDLPTFIQMGRNKNFSTLHTVLCATGGGAYKFEEDFRTIGNLQLHKLDELDCLVKGLLYIDSVSFNGQAECYYFENASDPERCQKMPFNLDDPYPLLVVNIGSGVSILSVHSKDNYKRVTGTSLGGGTFLGLCSLLTGCESFEEALEMASKGDSTHADKLVRDIYGGDYERFGLPGWAVASSFGNMIYKEKRESVSKEDLARAILVTITNNIGSIARMCAVNEKINRVVFVGNFLRVNTLSMKLLAYALDYWSKGQLKALFLEHEGYFGAVGALLGLPNFS
- the PANK3 gene encoding pantothenate kinase 3 isoform X2 → MKIKDAKKPSFPWFGMDIGGTLVKLAYFEPIDITAEEEQEEVESLKSIRKYLTSNVAYGSTGIRDVHLELKDLTIFARRGNLHFIRFPTHDLPTFIQMGRNKNFSTLHTVLCATGGGAYKFEEDFRTIGNLQLHKLDELDCLVKGLLYIDSVSFNGQAECYYFENASDPERCQKMPFNLDDPYPLLVVNIGSGVSILSVHSKDNYKRVTGTSLGGGTFLGLCSLLTGCESFEEALEMASKGDSTHADKLVRDIYGGDYERFGLPGWAVASSFGNMIYKEKRESVSKEDLARAILVTITNNIGSIARMCAVNEKINRVVFVGNFLRVNTLSMKLLAYALDYWSKGQLKALFLEHEGYFGAVGALLGLPNFS
- the PANK3 gene encoding pantothenate kinase 3 isoform X3, with amino-acid sequence MDIGGTLVKLAYFEPIDITAEEEQEEVESLKSIRKYLTSNVAYGSTGIRDVHLELKDLTIFARRGNLHFIRFPTHDLPTFIQMGRNKNFSTLHTVLCATGGGAYKFEEDFRTIGNLQLHKLDELDCLVKGLLYIDSVSFNGQAECYYFENASDPERCQKMPFNLDDPYPLLVVNIGSGVSILSVHSKDNYKRVTGTSLGGGTFLGLCSLLTGCESFEEALEMASKGDSTHADKLVRDIYGGDYERFGLPGWAVASSFGNMIYKEKRESVSKEDLARAILVTITNNIGSIARMCAVNEKINRVVFVGNFLRVNTLSMKLLAYALDYWSKGQLKALFLEHEGYFGAVGALLGLPNFS